A single window of Mycolicibacterium aurum DNA harbors:
- a CDS encoding LacI family DNA-binding transcriptional regulator — MSTQPNQPMAPKPVMADVARLAGVSHQTVSRVINGSTSIRPATKARVEQAIAELGYRPNTAARALVTRRSGIIGIVGTNSALYGPSSIQRSVQEAARAAGYFSSLVPLAEVTLETLHDALDHLTRQSVEAIVMIAAQEDALAVVHSADAGLPLIVVEGDLSGRGLSVGVDQIDGARQATQHLIDLGHRAITHVAGPLTWTEAKGRCTGYEQAMRAAGLTPRTPCEGDWTPARGYEIGRELARSGDTTAVFVANDQMAIGVLHALAEADLSVPGDISVVGFDDIPEAGYLNPALTTIRQDFHAIGRRAMDLVMATLDGSTTSVPLLPPELIVRDSTARLKDSP; from the coding sequence ATGAGCACCCAGCCGAACCAACCGATGGCACCGAAACCGGTCATGGCCGACGTCGCGCGGCTGGCGGGTGTGAGCCATCAGACCGTCTCCCGCGTGATCAACGGCTCGACCAGCATCCGCCCCGCAACCAAGGCGCGGGTGGAGCAGGCCATCGCCGAACTCGGGTACCGGCCCAACACCGCGGCCCGCGCCCTGGTGACCCGGCGCTCGGGAATCATCGGGATCGTCGGCACCAACAGTGCCCTGTACGGCCCGTCGAGCATTCAGCGGTCCGTACAGGAGGCCGCCCGCGCTGCGGGCTACTTCTCCAGCCTGGTTCCACTGGCCGAGGTCACACTCGAGACGCTGCACGATGCGCTGGATCACCTGACCCGGCAATCGGTGGAGGCCATCGTGATGATCGCCGCCCAGGAGGACGCGCTGGCTGTCGTGCATTCGGCGGATGCCGGCTTGCCGCTGATCGTCGTGGAGGGCGATCTGTCAGGACGCGGGCTCAGCGTCGGCGTCGACCAGATCGACGGTGCCCGCCAAGCCACCCAGCACCTCATCGATCTCGGACACCGGGCCATCACCCACGTCGCAGGCCCGCTGACCTGGACCGAGGCCAAAGGCCGCTGCACGGGCTATGAGCAGGCGATGCGAGCCGCGGGACTGACGCCCCGCACGCCCTGCGAAGGGGACTGGACACCGGCCCGCGGCTACGAGATCGGCCGCGAACTGGCCCGCAGCGGCGACACGACCGCGGTGTTCGTGGCCAACGACCAGATGGCAATCGGGGTTCTGCACGCGCTCGCCGAGGCCGACCTGTCGGTTCCCGGCGACATCAGCGTCGTCGGGTTCGACGACATCCCCGAAGCCGGCTACCTCAACCCCGCGCTGACGACCATCCGCCAGGACTTCCACGCCATCGGTCGCCGTGCCATGGACCTCGTGATGGCCACGTTGGACGGCTCGACCACCAGCGTGCCGCTGCTGCCCCCCGAACTCATCGTCCGTGACAGCACGGCGAGACTGAAGGATTCACCATGA
- the araB gene encoding ribulokinase: MSNEKYTVGVDFGTLSGRALVVRVSDGHELASAEHVYEHGVITDALPGSPVRLPAQWALQVPADYIEVLRTAVPQAVADAGIDPSDVIGIGTDFTACTMVPVRSDGTPLCELDGFGDRPHAYVKLWRHHSPQLQADRINAVAAQRNEFWLPRYGGLISSEWEFAKALEIFDEDPQVYQAMDHFVEAADWIVWQLSGTYVRNACTAGYKGIRQDDRYPSPEFLAEVRPGFADFVAEKLDHRIGRLGERAGTLTPQAAQWTGLPEGIPVAVGNVDAHVTVAAADAMEPGHLVAIMGTSTCHVMNSDVLREVPGMCGVVRGGICEGSWGYEAGQSGVGDIFGWFVDNCVPESYQIEARRRGLSLHEHLTELAGRQRVGEHGLVALDWHSGNRSVLVDHELSGVMIGQTLATTCVDMYRALLEATAFGTRMIVETFSDSGVPVTELVVAGGLLKNHLLMQIYADAVGLPLSVVPSAQAPALGSAIHAAAAAGAFTDVRAAAAQMGTRTRNAYTPIPDNVAAYDRLYREYVAAYEWFGRGNQMMRRLRRVGARETVGATS; this comes from the coding sequence ATGAGTAACGAGAAGTACACCGTGGGAGTCGATTTCGGCACCCTTTCCGGGCGCGCACTGGTGGTGCGGGTCAGTGACGGCCATGAGCTCGCCAGCGCAGAACACGTCTACGAGCACGGCGTCATCACCGATGCGCTGCCCGGTAGCCCCGTTCGGCTGCCCGCGCAGTGGGCGTTGCAGGTGCCCGCCGACTACATCGAGGTGCTGCGCACCGCGGTGCCGCAGGCAGTCGCCGACGCCGGCATCGACCCGTCCGATGTGATCGGCATCGGCACCGACTTCACCGCCTGCACCATGGTGCCCGTCCGCAGTGACGGGACGCCGCTGTGCGAACTCGACGGATTCGGCGACCGGCCACACGCCTATGTCAAGCTGTGGCGCCACCATTCTCCGCAGCTGCAGGCGGACCGCATCAATGCCGTTGCCGCCCAACGCAACGAGTTCTGGCTGCCGCGCTACGGCGGCCTGATCTCCAGCGAGTGGGAGTTCGCGAAGGCCTTGGAGATCTTCGACGAGGACCCGCAGGTGTATCAGGCGATGGATCACTTCGTGGAGGCAGCCGACTGGATCGTCTGGCAGCTGTCGGGCACCTATGTCCGCAACGCGTGCACCGCCGGGTACAAGGGCATCCGGCAGGACGACCGGTATCCGTCACCGGAGTTCCTCGCCGAGGTGCGCCCCGGATTCGCCGACTTCGTCGCCGAGAAGCTGGATCACCGGATCGGCCGCCTCGGTGAACGGGCCGGGACATTGACCCCGCAGGCTGCGCAGTGGACCGGATTGCCGGAGGGAATTCCCGTCGCGGTGGGCAATGTCGATGCGCATGTCACGGTCGCCGCCGCCGACGCGATGGAGCCGGGACATCTCGTGGCGATCATGGGAACGTCGACCTGCCATGTGATGAATTCCGATGTCCTGCGCGAAGTCCCCGGCATGTGCGGTGTGGTCCGCGGCGGGATCTGCGAAGGCAGCTGGGGTTACGAGGCCGGCCAGTCCGGGGTGGGGGACATCTTCGGCTGGTTCGTGGACAATTGTGTCCCCGAGAGCTATCAGATCGAAGCCCGCCGCCGCGGCCTGTCGCTGCACGAGCATCTCACCGAGCTCGCCGGCCGCCAACGCGTCGGCGAACACGGACTGGTGGCCCTGGACTGGCACAGTGGAAACCGTTCGGTGCTGGTCGATCACGAACTCTCCGGTGTCATGATCGGGCAGACCCTGGCCACCACCTGTGTCGACATGTACCGGGCACTACTGGAGGCCACCGCGTTCGGCACCAGGATGATCGTCGAGACCTTCTCCGACAGTGGCGTACCCGTCACCGAACTGGTGGTCGCCGGCGGTCTGCTCAAGAACCACCTCCTGATGCAGATCTACGCCGATGCGGTCGGGCTGCCGCTGTCGGTCGTGCCCTCTGCCCAGGCGCCGGCGCTGGGGTCGGCCATTCACGCCGCCGCGGCCGCAGGCGCATTCACTGACGTCCGCGCCGCCGCAGCACAGATGGGCACGCGGACGCGCAACGCCTACACCCCGATTCCGGACAACGTTGCGGCCTATGACCGGCTTTACCGCGAGTACGTGGCGGCCTACGAGTGGTTCGGCCGCGGTAACCAGATGATGCGCAGACTCCGCCGCGTCGGAGCACGAGAAACCGTGGGAGCCACGTCATGA
- a CDS encoding L-ribulose-5-phosphate 4-epimerase, whose protein sequence is MTITSDVDHVIAALRRQVCDLHRHLTRYELVIWTAGNVSARVPDRDLLVIKPSGIDYDSMTADDMVVCDLYGNLVDGALSPSSDTAAHAYVYRHMPEVGGVVHTHSTYATAWAARAEPIPCVLTMAADEFGGEIPVGPFALIGDDSIGRGIVETLRDSRSPAVLMRNHGPFTIGPTARAAVKAAVMVEDVARTVHISRQLGPASTIDAADVTALFERYQNVYGQTVGTTTPSEESTR, encoded by the coding sequence ATGACCATCACCTCCGATGTCGACCACGTGATCGCCGCGCTGCGCCGACAGGTCTGCGATCTGCACCGGCATCTGACCCGTTACGAGCTTGTCATCTGGACCGCAGGCAACGTCTCGGCCCGGGTTCCCGATCGCGATCTGCTGGTGATCAAACCATCGGGGATCGACTACGACTCGATGACCGCTGACGACATGGTGGTGTGCGACCTGTACGGCAACCTCGTCGACGGAGCGCTTTCGCCGTCGTCGGATACCGCCGCCCACGCCTACGTGTACCGCCACATGCCCGAGGTGGGTGGAGTGGTGCACACCCACTCCACCTATGCCACCGCGTGGGCTGCTCGCGCAGAACCGATACCGTGCGTGCTCACGATGGCGGCCGACGAGTTCGGCGGGGAGATCCCGGTCGGTCCCTTCGCGCTCATCGGCGACGACTCCATCGGCCGCGGGATCGTAGAAACGCTGCGGGACAGTCGATCTCCTGCTGTGCTGATGCGTAACCACGGACCGTTCACCATCGGCCCCACCGCGCGGGCCGCCGTCAAGGCGGCCGTCATGGTCGAGGATGTGGCGCGCACCGTGCACATCAGTCGGCAACTCGGTCCCGCATCGACCATCGACGCCGCCGATGTCACCGCGCTGTTCGAGCGATATCAGAACGTGTACGGCCAGACCGTCGGCACGACGACACCCTCCGAGGAGAGCACGCGATGA
- the araA gene encoding L-arabinose isomerase: MIASRLVTSQIWLITGSQSMYGQDILDQVADQSRQIAERLDGSTEIPVEVRWMPVVTDADSIARVLSDANTSTECIGVIAWMHTFSPAKMWIRGLKVLQKPLLHLHTQFGVELPWSTIDMDFMNLNQAAHGDREFGYIQSRLSFPRKTIAGHVSDPDTRRRIGSWVRAALGRAEQSALKVARFGDNMRGVAVTEGDKVEAEAHFGVSVDTYGVNDLVDVVDQIRPAEVDKLVREYEHTYRVAAELLPGGDRHTSLRHGAQIELGLRKFLQDGGFHAFTTNFEDLGGLRQLPGLAVQRLMADGYGFGGEGDWKTAVMLRTVKVMAEGLPGGTSFMEDYTYDLTPGRERILGAHMLEVCPSIAEGTPTLEVHPLAIGGREDPVRLRFVAAPADAVIIGICDMGARFRLVANEVRVVEPNAELPRLPVACAVWEPLPSWSTSAEAWLMAGAPHHTVMSTAITTETIDDLAVMTDTELLIIDAATTVRGFQHELKWNDVYHHVAAGL; encoded by the coding sequence ATGATCGCTTCCCGACTCGTCACCAGCCAGATCTGGCTGATCACGGGTAGCCAGTCCATGTACGGGCAGGACATCCTGGACCAGGTCGCCGACCAGTCGCGGCAGATCGCCGAACGCCTGGACGGCAGCACGGAGATCCCGGTGGAGGTGCGATGGATGCCGGTGGTCACCGACGCCGACTCGATCGCGCGGGTGCTCAGCGATGCGAACACCTCGACCGAATGCATCGGCGTGATCGCCTGGATGCACACATTCTCGCCGGCCAAGATGTGGATCCGCGGCCTCAAGGTGCTCCAGAAGCCGCTGCTGCATCTGCACACGCAGTTCGGTGTCGAGTTGCCCTGGAGCACCATCGACATGGACTTCATGAACCTGAACCAGGCCGCACACGGCGACCGCGAGTTCGGCTACATCCAGTCACGGCTGTCGTTTCCGCGCAAGACCATTGCCGGGCACGTCAGCGATCCCGACACCCGTCGGCGGATCGGATCGTGGGTGCGGGCGGCGCTGGGACGCGCCGAGCAATCGGCGCTCAAGGTGGCCCGGTTCGGCGACAACATGCGCGGCGTCGCTGTCACCGAGGGTGACAAGGTGGAGGCCGAAGCCCACTTCGGGGTATCGGTGGACACCTACGGTGTCAACGATCTGGTGGACGTCGTGGACCAGATCCGGCCGGCCGAGGTCGACAAGCTCGTCCGCGAGTACGAGCACACCTACCGCGTGGCCGCCGAGCTGCTTCCCGGCGGGGACCGGCACACCTCGTTGCGGCATGGCGCCCAGATCGAACTCGGTCTGCGGAAGTTCCTCCAGGATGGCGGATTCCATGCCTTCACCACCAACTTCGAGGACCTCGGTGGCCTGCGTCAGCTCCCCGGTCTGGCGGTGCAGCGGCTGATGGCCGACGGTTACGGTTTCGGCGGCGAGGGCGACTGGAAGACCGCCGTGATGCTGCGCACCGTGAAGGTGATGGCCGAGGGGCTTCCCGGTGGCACATCGTTCATGGAGGACTACACCTACGACCTCACGCCGGGCCGGGAACGCATTCTGGGTGCGCACATGCTGGAGGTCTGCCCGAGCATCGCCGAAGGGACCCCGACGCTCGAAGTGCATCCGTTGGCGATCGGTGGTCGCGAAGACCCCGTCCGGCTGCGCTTCGTGGCGGCACCAGCCGACGCGGTGATCATCGGCATCTGTGACATGGGTGCGCGATTTCGACTGGTGGCCAACGAAGTTCGCGTCGTCGAGCCGAATGCCGAATTGCCGAGGCTGCCGGTAGCGTGCGCTGTGTGGGAACCTCTGCCGTCCTGGTCCACCTCGGCGGAGGCCTGGTTGATGGCGGGTGCGCCGCACCACACGGTGATGTCCACAGCGATCACGACCGAGACGATCGACGACTTGGCCGTGATGACCGACACCGAACTTCTCATCATCGACGCCGCGACGACGGTGCGCGGCTTCCAGCACGAACTGAAGTGGAACGACGTCTACCACCATGTCGCCGCGGGACTCTGA
- a CDS encoding zinc-dependent alcohol dehydrogenase: MIAARLHAIGDLRVATEPDPDDAPPGWSLLAVTSVGICGSDLHWFTDGGIGENRIERPVVPGHEFAAVALSGPYAGRRVAVDPAIPCETCEMCLSEYHNLCPTVEFAGHGSLDGALQERMRWPDQLLHPLPDHLSDDAGALLEPLGVALHAVAVSHLRPGADVLVVGAGPIGVLTAQVAHRSGARRVFVVEPLEHRRRTALQCGADAAFPAEDGAAAVMDATGGRGVDVAIEMAGTDAAIATAVAASRPGARIALGGIPSQDLSAFSAAPARRKGLTFAMVRRMNGTYPRAIELAGGSMELDSLVSQRYPLSDAATAFTSAASRDGDKVVVSVSCS; this comes from the coding sequence ATGATCGCCGCGCGGCTGCACGCCATCGGTGACCTGCGTGTGGCCACCGAACCGGACCCGGACGATGCCCCACCCGGCTGGTCGCTTCTCGCCGTGACGTCGGTGGGCATCTGCGGCTCCGATCTGCACTGGTTCACCGACGGCGGGATCGGCGAGAACCGGATCGAGCGCCCTGTCGTGCCCGGGCACGAATTCGCCGCCGTCGCGCTCAGCGGCCCGTACGCCGGGCGCCGGGTGGCCGTGGACCCGGCCATCCCGTGCGAGACCTGTGAGATGTGCCTCTCCGAATACCACAATCTCTGCCCGACAGTGGAATTCGCCGGCCACGGCAGTCTCGACGGCGCGCTGCAGGAACGGATGCGGTGGCCGGATCAGCTGCTGCATCCGCTGCCCGATCACCTCAGCGACGACGCCGGCGCACTACTCGAGCCGCTGGGCGTCGCTCTGCACGCCGTCGCGGTCAGCCACCTGCGGCCCGGGGCCGACGTGCTGGTGGTGGGTGCGGGACCGATCGGAGTCTTGACCGCGCAGGTCGCGCACCGGTCCGGTGCCCGCCGCGTCTTCGTCGTGGAGCCCCTCGAACACCGCAGACGCACCGCACTGCAGTGCGGGGCCGACGCGGCCTTCCCCGCCGAGGACGGAGCCGCGGCGGTGATGGATGCGACAGGGGGGCGCGGTGTCGATGTTGCGATCGAGATGGCCGGAACCGACGCCGCGATCGCCACGGCCGTGGCCGCCAGCCGGCCGGGCGCACGCATCGCCCTCGGCGGTATCCCGTCGCAGGACCTTTCCGCGTTCTCCGCCGCGCCGGCTCGCCGGAAGGGACTCACCTTCGCCATGGTGCGGCGGATGAACGGGACCTACCCACGGGCGATCGAACTTGCCGGCGGCAGTATGGAGCTCGATTCGCTGGTCAGTCAACGCTATCCACTGTCCGACGCCGCCACCGCGTTCACTTCGGCCGCCAGTCGGGACGGCGACAAGGTCGTGGTGTCCGTGTCGTGCAGTTGA
- a CDS encoding cytochrome P450, protein MNTPVEDVAMDGPIDLRDPYPMFARRRADGGVFRGSVMDWSKTPDSLKPENLYAAVSFDAVNRVFRDGKAFNSTIYDATIGMFIGPTILAMEGKRHWEHRNLVSAAFKSRSLARWEPEIVRPVVDGLIDEFISDGSADLVRDFTFEFPTRVISRLLGLPEEDLPWFRRRAVELISYTVKYKRAFEASAALKDYFLTQIEKRRSAPTEDIIGDLVSAEIDGERLTDEAIFSFLRLLLPAGLETTYRSSGNLLYLLLTHRDQFDAVAADHGLIGPAIEEALRYETPLTTVQRFANEDTEVDGVPIPAGSVIDVCIGSANRDERRWERAEEFDIFRKRVPHLSFAAGEHTCMGLHLARMETRVACETLLTRLSDIQLLTDGDPHIYGQPFRSPTSIPVTFSRR, encoded by the coding sequence ATGAACACTCCGGTAGAGGACGTCGCGATGGACGGGCCCATCGATCTGCGCGATCCCTATCCGATGTTCGCGAGGCGCCGCGCCGACGGCGGTGTCTTCCGCGGATCGGTGATGGACTGGTCGAAGACACCGGATTCGCTGAAGCCCGAGAACCTCTACGCAGCGGTGTCATTCGATGCCGTCAACCGGGTGTTCCGGGATGGGAAGGCATTCAATTCCACGATCTACGACGCGACCATAGGTATGTTCATCGGTCCGACGATCCTGGCGATGGAGGGAAAGCGGCACTGGGAGCACCGCAACCTTGTCTCCGCGGCGTTCAAGTCACGGTCGCTGGCCCGGTGGGAGCCCGAGATCGTCCGGCCCGTCGTCGACGGGCTGATCGACGAGTTCATCTCCGACGGCAGCGCCGACCTGGTGCGCGACTTCACCTTCGAGTTCCCTACCCGGGTCATCTCCCGACTCCTCGGGCTCCCCGAAGAAGACCTGCCGTGGTTCCGCAGACGCGCGGTCGAACTCATCAGCTACACCGTCAAATACAAGCGCGCATTCGAAGCCTCCGCCGCGCTCAAGGACTACTTTCTCACCCAGATCGAGAAGCGGCGGTCGGCGCCCACCGAGGACATCATCGGCGACCTGGTCTCGGCCGAGATCGATGGTGAGCGCCTCACCGACGAAGCGATCTTCTCGTTCCTGCGCCTGTTGTTGCCGGCCGGACTCGAGACGACCTACCGGTCGTCGGGGAATCTGCTCTATCTTCTCCTCACCCACCGCGACCAATTCGACGCCGTCGCCGCCGATCACGGACTGATCGGACCCGCCATCGAGGAAGCGCTGCGGTATGAGACGCCGTTGACCACGGTGCAGCGCTTCGCCAACGAGGACACCGAGGTGGACGGGGTGCCGATCCCGGCAGGCTCGGTGATCGACGTGTGCATCGGCTCGGCCAATCGCGACGAGCGACGCTGGGAACGCGCAGAAGAGTTCGACATCTTCCGGAAACGGGTGCCACACCTGTCCTTTGCCGCCGGCGAACACACCTGCATGGGGCTGCACCTGGCGCGGATGGAAACCCGGGTGGCGTGCGAGACCCTGCTGACCCGCCTGTCCGACATCCAGCTGCTCACCGACGGCGACCCGCACATCTACGGTCAGCCGTTCCGGTCTCCGACGTCGATCCCGGTGACGTTCAGCCGCCGCTGA